GCAGCTGATATTCACGCACAAGATGGGTTACGCATACTGGGGCACTTCCTTACAAGGATCTGAACATTCATAGAAGCATTTTGCACAGGAAACGGATGGTTTTACAATTGTGACCATCAGTGTGGTCTAACTTGAGAAGCTCTCTCCATAAACAGAACagtacaaaaataaacattaaaaaattaGGTGCAATTAACGTGTGATATAGTAACAAACTCTATAATAAAAAGTACTTAAACTAATGCTCAGATAGTTGAATGGATTAAAACGAATTCTATCACTGCTTTTCAGATCCCATACCATGAACGCAATATAAACTGatattactggcaaacaaggaagCACCGACTTGACAACTGACCCGCAATAGAAGGTTTGAGTGATGCCCACTGGCGCTCGCCATTGTGAGCGAAAGGGTCCCAGGTTGTACCGACTTGCTGTATCCACCAAGAGACAAGCTTGTGGAGCACGTGCTGCTACGTGCGGAATTAATTCCATCGTCATGCACGACAGGTGCATTAGCTTACCTCTGCTCTAACTTTCACGAACCAAATGGGTGTGCTCATTGCCGTGCAACGCTCATTTCTCATAAACGCGTTCTCTCCGccggtccaacttatccttgtttgccagtaattgTATGTGACATGTCAGTGGAAACCAATGCAAGTATCGATAGCCGATTAGACTACCAGTCATTGCTTCCTCACCGTCTCAAATTAAATAAACTTGAAAGTAATGGTCGTCTCTGTATGTGTTTAGAAGCGACAGATTTGATACAGTAACATATATCTGATCTCCAAGATTTAATTCTACAAGACCATCAACATGACTAAGGTGGTCAGCAGTCCCCTCCTTGGCTTCAGGACACGTCTCACCCTTGTTAGGAAATATGACGTCTTCCTTCTGTGTGATTACATCGTGTCGAATGACGTCAAGTGACACGAGTTCACAATGACCATGTGACCCTTCATAGTGCATCATTGCATGAACAGTTACCCGGTAGGTGCCACTCTCAGGAACTATGATGCGGCCCCTGGCATACTTCATCCCATTCAAAATCTCGGACTTCTTCAGACCATCTTTTGTTTTCCACGTTCGAACGGTAGATTTTCCTTCTTGAATGCCTGAATTGATATTAATGGGCTTATAGAACTATATACCAAAGTGAATAGGACATTTATAAgacattgggtttttttttgtttggttgtttttttttgtgtgtgtgttttgtttttcttttttgaccaTACATGCAACTTTGTATGGATAAATGTTTATATAAATGCTGGATTGATTGATTAGtcattgtttaacgccacactcagtgatattccatccatatcacCCCGGTCTGTTTATAATGGACCATACGATCCAGAGGTCGACATCTTGAGCATCAATATATGCACATGGGGTACGGTGACTTGTgtcgaccacctgatcccgttagccgcttCTGATGACAAGGACGGGTTGCTGAAGTTCATGGTTCATAACAACATGACGTGAGACGTgacaatttgaatattttaatcatattttacatattatcACTAACTTTGAAACATGAGAAACCAGTTGTCTATGATTTTTCCTACTTGGGTCTCGAATGATTTAGTAACTACACAGACATCACATACATACCTGACGTGTCAAAGGGAAGCAATCCATGAAGGGAAGCGATGGGTTTCAAGAGGTTCAGAAATGTCCGATCCGGTACATCtacaaaataaattaacattgcAATCTgtggaatagattatatacaaCTTGTTATTTTCCAATGTCTGGCATTTCATTTTAAACCTAGAAGATACTTGCGTCGGACGAGAAATTTTCTTAGTGACAGCTTTGATTATGTTTATATTACCTTCAATTTCAGAACTCCCGTCGTTGGATGACGTCCTTGCAAGCTTCAGAGCATCGGCTAACTGCAGATATAAGTATCTCAAGT
This genomic interval from Haliotis asinina isolate JCU_RB_2024 unplaced genomic scaffold, JCU_Hal_asi_v2 scaffold_17, whole genome shotgun sequence contains the following:
- the LOC137269819 gene encoding tumor necrosis factor ligand superfamily member 6-like — encoded protein: MVLVNLSVIGVAVYQAFISQKDQPPAAAAQVFKQAIDSELADALKLARTSSNDGSSEIEDVPDRTFLNLLKPIASLHGLLPFDTSGIQEGKSTVRTWKTKDGLKKSEILNGMKYARGRIIVPESGTYRVTVHAMMHYEGSHGHCELVSLDVIRHDVITQKEDVIFPNKGETCPEAKEGTADHLSHVDGLVELNLGDQIYVTVSNLSLLNTYRDDHYFQVYLI